One window of the Nicotiana tabacum cultivar K326 chromosome 4, ASM71507v2, whole genome shotgun sequence genome contains the following:
- the LOC107786019 gene encoding uncharacterized protein LOC107786019, giving the protein MRIVSNDSLVVDSSEIEPILSHIAIVEESEDTSPSTEITSSEDCLETAGHLPSVEVDGIQSLSHAELSQCRICLDSEGEDLIAPCHCKGTQKYVHRSCLDNWRSTKEGFAFAHCTECRAKFILRANVPPDRWWLRLKFQFLVARDHAFIFLIVQLIVAFLGVLVYKFYGEELREMFGYREHPYGFYTMAVLAIILVGLLYGFFIAIICGQRISERHYHVLAKKELTKEYVVEDREMLNKEVPELDPSHVTELRMLGLY; this is encoded by the exons ATGCGAATAGTGTCAAATGACAGTCTGGTAGTGGATAGTTCAGAAATAGAGCCCATCTTATCTCATATTGCCATTGTCGAGGAATCTGAGGACACTTCACCTTCAACTGAAATTACATCGAGCGAGGATTGTTTGGAGACTGCTGGTCACCTGCCAAGTGTTGAAGTTGACGGAATTCAATCTTTGTCACATGCAGAACTATCCCAATGTCGCATATGCTTGGACAGTGAAG GAGAAGATCTGATTGCACCCTGCCACTGTAAAGGAACCCAAAAGTATGTCCATAGATCATGTCTTGATAACTGGAGATCAACTAAG GAGGGCTTTGCTTTTGCTCACTGTACTGAATGCAGGGCAAAGTTCATATTACGGGCAAACGTCCCACCTGATCGCTGGTGGCTGAGGCTAAAATTCCAGTTCCTTGTGGCGAGAGATCATGCATTCATTTTTCTCATTGTCCAGTTG ATTGTAGCATTCTTAGGAGTACTTGTGTACAAGTTTTATGGGGAGGAACTAAGGGAAATGTTTGGCTACCGAGAGCATCCATATGGCTTCTATACAATGGCAG TTTTGGCAATCATATTGGTGGGGTTGCTTTATGGTTTCTTCATAGCAATAATTTGTGGACAGAGAATTAGTGAACGTCATTATCACGTTCTTGCCAAAAAAGAACTCACAAAG GAATACGTGGTAGAAGATCGGGAAATGCTAAATAAAGAAGTTCCGGAACTTGATCCTAGCCACGTTACGGAGCTAAGAATGTTGGGGCTCTACTGA